From a single Oceanispirochaeta sp. M1 genomic region:
- a CDS encoding YbaN family protein: MKKIILFIAGHIFLSLGIIGIVLPVLPTTPFLLLSAACYMKSSEKMYTWLINHRVLGLYVRSYIKYKAVSRRAKITSISVLWVVMISTILFFITLLWIRILLIFIAIGVTLYLVQITTLTKEMVESLAE; the protein is encoded by the coding sequence ATGAAGAAAATAATTTTATTTATTGCCGGTCATATTTTTCTATCTCTCGGAATCATAGGAATTGTTCTTCCTGTTTTACCAACTACTCCATTTTTACTATTATCTGCAGCCTGTTATATGAAAAGCTCAGAGAAGATGTACACATGGCTGATCAACCATAGGGTTCTTGGACTCTATGTAAGATCATATATTAAATATAAAGCAGTCTCTCGAAGAGCTAAAATCACCTCTATCTCTGTATTATGGGTAGTTATGATAAGCACTATTCTCTTTTTCATTACTTTGTTATGGATACGAATACTCCTGATTTTCATTGCAATAGGAGTAACTCTATACCTGGTCCAAATCACAACTTTGACAAAAGAGATGGTGGAAAGCTTAGCTGAGTGA